Proteins found in one Triticum urartu cultivar G1812 chromosome 4, Tu2.1, whole genome shotgun sequence genomic segment:
- the LOC125553625 gene encoding dirigent protein 21-like: MAIHHSVQLMALASLALVAAVAPATTHLRFYMHDIVTAEAPRAATAVRVVRGLTPLPNDPSNRFGDMYTIDDALTEGPGAASPVIGRAQGFYLFASQTDAALLLSANLLFTAGKHNGSAIAVFARDAILDTVRELPVVGGTGAFRGAAGYGLLRTNTYNATTNNAVLQIDMYLQV; the protein is encoded by the coding sequence ATGGCCATCCACCACAGCGTGCAGCTGATGGCACTGGCCTCTCTGGCGCTCGTCGCCGCGGTGGCTCCAGCCACGACGCACCTCCGCTTCTACATGCACGACATCGTGACGGCGGAGGCGCCGAGAGCGGCCACGGCGGTGCGCGTCGTCAGGGGCCTGACGCCGCTGCCGAACGACCCCAGCAACCGCTTCGGCGACATGTACACCATCGACGATGCTCTCACCGAGGGGCCCGGTGCGGCGTCGCCGGTCATCGGGAGGGCGCAGGGGTTCTACCTCTTCGCGTCGCAGACGGACGCCGCGCTGCTGCTCAGCGCCAACTTGCTGTTCACGGCGGGGAAGCACAACGGCAGCGCCATCGCCGTGTTCGCCAGGGACGCCATCCTCGACACCGTCAGGGAGCTGCCGGTCGTCGGCGGCACCGGCGCCTTCCGCGGGGCTGCTGGATACGGCCTGCTTCGGACGAATACCTACAACGCCACCACCAACAACGCCGTGCTCCAGATCGACATGTACCTGCAGGTGTAG